One segment of uncultured Fibrobacter sp. DNA contains the following:
- the speA gene encoding biosynthetic arginine decarboxylase produces the protein MKKWRIDDSRDLYNVKGWGVNFFDINEKGHATVHPLKEGGPDIDLYDLVQELSLRDVSTPMLLRFPDILDSRIEKINECFNKARKEYGFKGSYYSIFPIKVNQQRAVLEEVVRHGKKFNIGLEAGSKPELHAVLANMDNPDALIICNGYKDEDFIELALLAQKMGKKIFIVVEKMNELHLVVELSRRIGVRPNIGIRIKLASSGSGKWEESGGYHSKFGLNSSELLEALDYIKEEKMEDCMKLIHFHLGSQITHIRNIKNGLREISQFYIQIRKMGMSLEFVDVGGGLGVDYDGTRSTNASSVNYSIQEYANDVVYAIYEACEEAKLSHPNIIAESGRALSAHHSILVFNILETASQAFFDDEEHEIGDDAPDALKDLYGIYKGLSPKNLLESWHDAMQLNDDVLSGFKVGDYDLPTRAMSERLFWSIAREVNQIASELRHPPYELAELPRLLAEKYFGNFSLFQSLPDSWAIDQIFPVMPIQRLDEEPTVETTIQDVTCDSDGKIALFIRGGDVSHTLPLHKLKKNEPYYIAVYLVGAYQEILGDLHNLFGDTNAVHIVCNEQGGYEIEKVIDGESVEDVLDYVSFSDKALVRNMENWVTRSVKEGKISLQEGKEFLNIYRSGLYGYTYLE, from the coding sequence ATGAAAAAATGGCGCATTGACGATTCCCGCGACTTGTACAACGTCAAGGGTTGGGGCGTAAACTTCTTCGACATCAACGAGAAGGGCCACGCGACAGTTCATCCACTCAAGGAAGGCGGCCCAGACATTGACCTGTACGACTTGGTACAGGAACTTTCACTCCGCGACGTCTCTACCCCGATGCTGTTGCGTTTCCCGGATATCCTGGATAGCCGCATCGAAAAAATCAACGAGTGCTTCAACAAGGCCCGCAAGGAATACGGTTTCAAGGGGAGCTACTACAGCATCTTCCCCATCAAGGTGAACCAGCAGCGCGCCGTCTTGGAAGAAGTCGTGCGCCACGGCAAGAAATTCAACATCGGGCTCGAAGCCGGTTCCAAGCCGGAACTGCACGCCGTCCTCGCCAACATGGACAACCCCGATGCACTGATCATCTGTAACGGCTACAAGGACGAAGACTTCATCGAACTCGCACTCCTTGCACAGAAGATGGGCAAGAAAATTTTCATCGTCGTCGAGAAGATGAACGAGCTTCACCTGGTGGTGGAACTTTCCCGCCGCATCGGTGTGCGCCCGAACATCGGTATCCGCATCAAGCTTGCAAGCTCCGGCAGCGGCAAGTGGGAAGAATCCGGCGGATACCACAGCAAGTTCGGCCTGAACAGTTCTGAACTTTTGGAAGCGCTGGACTACATCAAGGAAGAGAAAATGGAAGACTGCATGAAGCTCATCCATTTCCACCTGGGTAGCCAGATTACGCATATCCGCAATATCAAGAACGGGCTCCGCGAAATTTCGCAGTTCTACATTCAAATTCGCAAGATGGGAATGAGTCTGGAATTCGTGGACGTGGGTGGCGGCTTGGGAGTTGATTACGACGGCACCCGCAGCACCAACGCAAGTTCCGTGAACTATTCCATCCAGGAATACGCAAACGACGTGGTGTACGCCATCTACGAAGCCTGCGAAGAGGCAAAGCTTTCGCACCCGAACATCATCGCAGAATCGGGCCGTGCGCTTTCGGCGCACCATTCCATTCTGGTGTTCAACATTCTGGAAACTGCAAGCCAGGCATTCTTCGACGACGAGGAACACGAAATCGGTGACGACGCACCCGATGCACTGAAAGACCTTTACGGGATTTACAAGGGGCTTTCCCCGAAGAACCTGCTGGAAAGCTGGCACGATGCCATGCAGCTGAACGACGACGTTCTGAGCGGATTCAAAGTGGGCGACTACGATTTGCCCACCCGCGCCATGAGCGAACGCCTTTTCTGGAGCATTGCCCGCGAAGTGAACCAGATTGCAAGCGAACTGCGCCACCCGCCTTACGAACTGGCGGAACTCCCCCGCCTCTTGGCCGAGAAGTATTTCGGAAACTTCAGCCTTTTCCAGAGCCTGCCCGACAGTTGGGCCATCGACCAGATTTTCCCGGTCATGCCTATCCAGCGGCTAGACGAAGAACCCACGGTAGAAACCACCATCCAGGATGTCACTTGTGACTCCGACGGAAAGATTGCCCTATTCATCCGTGGTGGCGACGTGAGCCATACGCTCCCGCTGCATAAGCTGAAAAAGAACGAGCCTTACTACATCGCGGTTTATCTCGTGGGTGCCTACCAGGAAATCCTCGGCGACCTGCACAACCTCTTCGGCGACACGAACGCCGTCCATATTGTCTGCAACGAACAGGGTGGCTACGAAATCGAAAAGGTCATCGACGGCGAATCCGTAGAAGACGTACTCGACTACGTGAGCTTCAGCGACAAGGCCCTGGTGCGCAACATGGAAAACTGGGTGACCCGCTCCGTGAAGGAAGGGAAAATCAGTTTGCAAGAAGGCAAGGAATTCCTGAACATCTACCGCAGCGGCCTGTACGGATATACGTATCTGGAGTGA
- the nudC gene encoding NAD(+) diphosphatase translates to MIHEIAPHVFNNEFKIADPKATDFIIRYNGAKTLLKKVDGGYAIPRVGELLALENKALADFEGHYLFSIDDTAFFLDDSKATFEAEAPSGYEYMGNRTFRAMAPVERLGGATATHIAHWESLNKFCGRCGNVTIRGDKERSIICPKCGNIVYPRISPVVIVAVHNGDKLLMAHNIDNPNPRLFLISGFVEVGESLEQAVHREVMEEAGLRVKNVRYFSSQPWAFSDSLIAGFTAELDGDDTIRMQKEELSEAMWVKREDIPEYETDVSISCCLIEDFRHKA, encoded by the coding sequence ATGATTCATGAAATAGCGCCGCACGTTTTCAACAACGAATTCAAAATCGCTGATCCGAAGGCCACCGATTTCATTATCCGTTACAATGGGGCGAAGACACTCCTCAAAAAAGTGGATGGCGGTTACGCGATTCCTCGTGTTGGCGAACTCCTTGCGCTCGAAAATAAAGCTCTCGCTGATTTCGAAGGCCATTACCTTTTCAGCATCGACGATACAGCCTTCTTCTTAGACGATAGCAAGGCTACTTTTGAAGCAGAAGCACCTAGCGGTTACGAATACATGGGCAACCGCACTTTCCGTGCCATGGCCCCCGTAGAACGCTTGGGCGGTGCAACAGCGACGCACATTGCGCATTGGGAATCGCTCAACAAGTTCTGCGGCCGTTGCGGGAACGTGACCATCCGTGGCGACAAAGAACGTTCTATTATTTGTCCCAAATGCGGAAACATCGTTTATCCGCGCATCTCTCCGGTCGTAATTGTAGCCGTCCATAATGGCGACAAACTTTTGATGGCGCACAATATCGATAACCCGAACCCGAGACTCTTCTTGATTTCGGGTTTTGTGGAAGTTGGCGAAAGTCTGGAACAGGCGGTACACCGCGAAGTCATGGAAGAAGCAGGCCTTCGCGTGAAGAATGTTCGTTACTTCAGTTCGCAGCCGTGGGCTTTTAGTGATTCACTGATTGCAGGCTTTACCGCCGAACTCGATGGCGACGATACTATCCGCATGCAAAAGGAAGAACTCTCCGAAGCCATGTGGGTTAAGCGCGAAGACATTCCCGAATACGAGACCGACGTCAGCATCAGTTGCTGCCTCATCGAAGACTTCCGCCACAAAGCGTAA
- a CDS encoding HAD hydrolase-like protein has product MSEIIGEYDAFCFDGYGTLYNRGDYVYPGAKEWFMELRRAGKELRLVTNAASDVDAALAKSAADRGFDFTASETISSGSLLAAAVKEIRESGEYCLREVFYIGRETGKNVLGACGITAVENPIEPIVAVSSSTATPEMFKHAVDILSHERALLLVLNPDAWAPNIDGSRSPVSGALCEQLRLNSGAESVYLGKPFPEIWERVRKTLPTGSRVLMVGDTLGTDVFGAQVAGFDSALVVGRNVPEADLAADEAALHIRPNFYLVPG; this is encoded by the coding sequence TTGTCTGAAATTATTGGCGAGTACGATGCCTTTTGTTTTGATGGCTATGGAACCTTGTACAATCGTGGCGATTATGTTTACCCCGGTGCAAAGGAATGGTTCATGGAACTGCGCAGGGCAGGGAAAGAACTCCGGCTTGTGACGAATGCCGCCTCGGATGTGGATGCCGCTCTTGCAAAGAGCGCTGCGGATCGTGGGTTTGATTTTACGGCATCTGAAACTATTTCTTCGGGAAGTTTGCTTGCTGCGGCCGTTAAAGAAATTCGTGAGTCTGGTGAGTATTGTTTGCGGGAAGTGTTCTATATTGGCCGGGAAACGGGGAAGAATGTGCTTGGTGCCTGTGGCATAACGGCTGTGGAAAATCCTATTGAGCCAATCGTTGCTGTATCTTCATCGACGGCAACTCCAGAGATGTTCAAACATGCGGTGGATATTTTGTCGCACGAGCGTGCGCTTCTTTTAGTTCTGAATCCTGACGCCTGGGCTCCGAATATCGATGGCTCGCGTTCTCCGGTATCGGGAGCTCTTTGTGAACAACTTCGTTTGAACTCTGGAGCGGAATCTGTTTATCTAGGGAAACCGTTCCCGGAAATTTGGGAACGCGTGCGCAAAACGCTCCCAACGGGCTCACGGGTGCTGATGGTCGGTGATACGCTGGGTACGGATGTATTTGGTGCCCAAGTCGCCGGCTTCGACAGTGCGCTTGTCGTGGGACGGAACGTCCCTGAAGCGGACCTGGCCGCCGACGAAGCCGCCTTGCATATACGCCCTAATTTTTATCTGGTGCCTGGGTAG
- a CDS encoding aspartoacylase, whose amino-acid sequence MSQIRKIVVAGGTHGNERTGVRLVEKWMACPECYSTCCPGAEVSLVLANPEAMRLNRRYRDFDLNRSFSQISLDMNAEPQQYEFRRAHELNRVYGPKGANTKTDLLLDVHNTGSNMGLCLILSARDPFTMKASAVLTHEFDDARIYYQPEERSASPYFGTVAMADVCVEIGPQQHGTLDARLFEQTEKLVKRYLELADEWNRGELQKRSPIQVEVYTQLRDLGYPKAWAGAPIEAMIHPDLLGRDFGELKKGDKLFRTFDGKDILYEGEADGRESVWPIFINEPAYYEKDIAMSLTVKTVEMW is encoded by the coding sequence ATGAGTCAAATACGTAAAATAGTCGTTGCTGGCGGGACGCACGGGAACGAGCGAACGGGTGTTCGCTTGGTCGAGAAGTGGATGGCGTGCCCCGAATGCTACAGCACGTGCTGCCCCGGCGCCGAAGTTTCGCTGGTGCTTGCGAACCCGGAGGCCATGCGGCTCAACCGGCGTTATCGCGACTTTGATTTGAACCGTTCTTTTTCGCAGATTAGTCTTGATATGAATGCGGAACCGCAGCAGTACGAGTTCCGGCGTGCGCATGAACTGAACCGCGTTTATGGCCCGAAGGGTGCGAATACCAAGACAGACTTGTTGCTCGACGTTCACAATACGGGCTCGAACATGGGACTGTGCCTGATTCTATCGGCTCGTGATCCGTTCACGATGAAGGCTTCGGCAGTGCTTACGCATGAATTTGACGATGCTCGCATTTACTACCAACCGGAGGAACGCTCTGCATCGCCTTATTTTGGTACCGTCGCGATGGCGGACGTGTGCGTGGAAATTGGCCCGCAGCAGCATGGCACTCTAGATGCCCGCCTGTTCGAACAGACAGAAAAGCTGGTAAAGCGTTACCTGGAACTTGCGGACGAATGGAACCGAGGAGAGCTCCAGAAGCGCTCTCCTATCCAGGTGGAAGTCTATACGCAGCTGCGCGATCTCGGCTACCCCAAGGCGTGGGCCGGAGCCCCCATCGAGGCGATGATTCACCCGGATTTGCTGGGCCGTGACTTTGGCGAACTCAAGAAGGGCGATAAGCTGTTCCGCACGTTTGACGGGAAGGATATCCTTTACGAAGGCGAGGCGGATGGTCGCGAGAGCGTGTGGCCTATCTTTATTAATGAACCCGCGTATTACGAGAAGGACATTGCGATGAGCCTGACCGTAAAGACCGTGGAAATGTGGTAG
- a CDS encoding TIGR02147 family protein, producing the protein MMKSVIEYEDYRLFMNDYYRWKKQTSAFSWRDFTKKGGFTSPNHMKLVCEGKSGLSKTGVERAADAMDLVGAEREYFRQLVKFGQAKKDVDKKAAYTEMKEIACARKVRVLEGESMSFYESWKFPVLRELAPMMPGAKPLDIARACGNAFSAEEVRNALAFLTRAKFLKKTADNVYEQVDRSLQMSVAAMPVLVREMHKEMASFAKDAVEKYPVDERNFTGVTMGIDDEDYAEILKELENCRKRIISIASAKKGGNRVYRLNMQLFPLTDKVQKQESSLK; encoded by the coding sequence ATGATGAAATCCGTAATTGAATATGAAGACTACCGTTTGTTTATGAACGACTATTACCGGTGGAAAAAGCAGACTTCCGCTTTTTCCTGGCGTGATTTTACTAAGAAGGGTGGTTTCACTTCGCCTAACCATATGAAGTTGGTGTGCGAAGGCAAGAGCGGCCTTTCTAAAACCGGGGTTGAACGTGCCGCCGACGCTATGGACCTTGTGGGGGCCGAACGCGAGTATTTTCGACAGTTGGTGAAGTTTGGTCAAGCCAAAAAGGATGTCGATAAAAAGGCTGCCTATACCGAAATGAAGGAAATCGCGTGTGCTCGCAAAGTCCGTGTTCTGGAAGGCGAATCGATGTCTTTCTACGAGTCATGGAAATTCCCGGTACTGCGCGAACTGGCTCCCATGATGCCGGGTGCAAAACCCCTCGATATTGCCAGGGCTTGCGGCAATGCTTTTTCGGCAGAAGAGGTTCGCAATGCGCTAGCCTTCTTGACCCGGGCGAAATTCCTTAAAAAGACGGCCGACAATGTGTATGAACAGGTGGACCGTTCGTTACAGATGTCTGTTGCGGCCATGCCGGTGCTTGTCCGCGAGATGCACAAGGAAATGGCCAGTTTCGCAAAAGATGCTGTTGAAAAGTATCCTGTAGATGAACGCAACTTTACGGGGGTCACTATGGGCATAGACGATGAAGACTATGCCGAGATCTTGAAAGAATTGGAAAACTGTCGCAAGAGAATCATTTCTATTGCGAGTGCCAAAAAAGGCGGCAATCGCGTATATCGCTTGAATATGCAACTATTCCCGCTTACAGACAAAGTTCAAAAACAAGAATCCTCATTAAAGTAA
- the dusA gene encoding tRNA dihydrouridine(20/20a) synthase DusA yields the protein MDLDHCRRLSIAPMLDCTDRHERYFLRLLSRNVLLYSEMVVASGLLHCENTDMFLGHEPLEQPAVLQLGGSNPTDLARASKLVEAAGFQEVNLNCGCPSDRVQNGNFGACLMKEKNVVADCFKAMQDAVGIPVSIKCRIGVDEFDSWEFFTDFIQTIRDAGCKVFIIHARKAWLQGLSPKENREVPPLHYDFVHRLKAEMPDLNISINGGIKTLDQVEEQLKDLDGVMVGREAYENPWFLHDADERIFGDVRPESDNPADIAAGKARPATRKALLEAYLPYVEKQTADGCPATILVKHLYGLFAGLPGARRFRQMLSNESPKARGRGEAVALIRQAMDQVKE from the coding sequence ATGGATTTAGACCACTGCCGCCGTCTTTCTATTGCGCCGATGCTCGACTGCACCGACCGTCACGAGCGCTATTTTTTGCGTCTACTTTCGCGGAACGTTCTGCTCTACAGCGAGATGGTGGTGGCAAGCGGGCTTTTGCATTGCGAAAATACCGACATGTTCCTCGGGCACGAACCGCTCGAACAGCCCGCAGTGTTGCAGCTCGGAGGCAGCAACCCAACAGATCTCGCGCGCGCATCCAAGCTCGTAGAAGCCGCGGGATTCCAGGAAGTGAACCTGAACTGCGGATGCCCTTCGGACCGCGTGCAGAACGGAAACTTCGGCGCATGCCTCATGAAAGAAAAGAATGTCGTCGCCGACTGTTTCAAGGCCATGCAAGATGCGGTGGGCATTCCCGTGTCCATCAAGTGCCGCATCGGGGTCGACGAGTTCGACAGCTGGGAATTCTTCACTGATTTTATACAAACTATCCGCGACGCGGGATGCAAGGTGTTCATCATCCATGCGCGCAAGGCGTGGCTCCAAGGTCTCAGCCCCAAGGAGAACCGCGAGGTCCCGCCGCTGCACTACGATTTCGTCCACCGCCTCAAGGCCGAGATGCCGGACCTGAACATCAGCATCAACGGCGGCATCAAGACGCTCGACCAGGTGGAGGAACAACTTAAGGACCTGGACGGAGTGATGGTCGGCCGCGAAGCGTACGAGAACCCGTGGTTCCTGCACGACGCAGACGAACGCATTTTCGGCGATGTCCGCCCCGAAAGCGACAATCCCGCCGATATTGCCGCAGGGAAAGCACGCCCCGCGACCCGGAAAGCGCTCCTGGAAGCCTACCTCCCCTACGTAGAAAAGCAGACCGCCGACGGATGCCCCGCCACGATTCTCGTAAAGCACCTCTACGGGCTGTTCGCCGGACTCCCCGGTGCCCGCAGGTTCCGCCAGATGCTCAGCAACGAGTCCCCCAAGGCAAGGGGCCGCGGAGAAGCCGTCGCCCTGATCCGCCAGGCGATGGACCAGGTAAAAGAATAA